The following are encoded together in the Flavobacterium sp. TR2 genome:
- a CDS encoding 3-hydroxyacyl-ACP dehydratase: MILQDFYKILSEEKTSDSKYTVTILVNEKHEVFKGHFPGNPIMPGVCMIQIIKELTESITKSSLMIQSLANVKFMALINPEVTPELRLELDITTTEDGLVKVKNTTYFNDTTALKLSNVYKKI; encoded by the coding sequence TTTTTATAAAATACTATCAGAAGAAAAAACATCTGATTCAAAATATACGGTTACAATTTTAGTCAACGAAAAACATGAGGTTTTTAAAGGGCATTTCCCTGGAAATCCTATTATGCCTGGTGTCTGTATGATTCAGATTATCAAAGAGCTTACAGAATCTATTACCAAAAGTTCATTGATGATCCAGTCTTTGGCAAACGTAAAATTCATGGCGCTTATTAATCCTGAGGTTACACCAGAATTGCGATTGGAGCTTGATATTACAACAACTGAAGACGGTTTGGTAAAAGTGAAAAACACGACTTACTTTAATGACACGACTGCTCTTAAATTGAGTAATGTGTACAAAAAAATATAA